A region from the Geobacter benzoatilyticus genome encodes:
- a CDS encoding solute symporter family protein, with amino-acid sequence MKKLLAGITLALSLGSFAFAEEPAKAPAAPGAAVTAQTAATAAPADVTGAAKVATPAPAPAEESKTTIKANPMVTIPIFLAIIGVTMCVVVWSAKRTKSAADFYTAGGGITGTQNGWAIAGDYMSAASFLGISGMISLYGYDGFMYSVGWLVAYITVLLIVAEPCRNAGKFTLGDILSFRTEPKIVRAVCAISVVAVSTFYLTAQMVGAGKLMQLLLGIPYKFAIVGVGILMVGYVVFGGMTATTWVQIIKAGLLMTGAAVLSVLVGIKAGMNPFQFFNDIATNPNIIEHVQKTVLKDPVAVAGFDYGQRFLEPGLFMKNPLDQISLGMALVLGTAGMPHILMRFFTVPTAQAARKSVIVAMFIIGFFYILTTLLGFGAAIHLTPQGISAVDKGGNMAAMMLAQKLGGDISPFLGDLLLAFLCAVAFATILAVVSGLVLAASAAIAHDIYVNVIKDGHADQHEQVMAARITSLCVGAAGILIGIAAEKQNVAHLVALAFAVASSGNLPVIVMSLFWRKFNTAGVVSGLVVGTIASIALVMVSPNMTYPKKVAEDAQKVVVKLEEKQATGAMLTAKEMKDLDKAKADYAKNKDGKSMLGLDKPLITLKNPGIISIPLGFIAAIVGCLAFPSRRSEEMFDEIYVRQNTGIGIAKAVDH; translated from the coding sequence ATGAAAAAACTGCTTGCTGGTATCACTTTGGCCCTCTCTTTGGGCTCGTTCGCCTTCGCTGAAGAGCCTGCAAAGGCTCCGGCGGCCCCCGGGGCTGCCGTAACAGCACAAACCGCCGCCACTGCTGCACCCGCCGACGTCACCGGCGCCGCCAAGGTCGCCACCCCGGCCCCGGCCCCTGCGGAAGAGTCCAAGACAACCATCAAGGCCAACCCGATGGTCACCATCCCGATCTTCCTGGCCATCATCGGCGTTACCATGTGCGTCGTCGTCTGGTCGGCCAAGCGGACCAAGTCGGCTGCCGACTTCTATACCGCCGGCGGCGGCATCACCGGCACCCAGAACGGCTGGGCAATTGCCGGCGACTACATGTCGGCCGCCTCCTTCCTGGGAATTTCGGGCATGATCTCCCTCTACGGCTATGATGGGTTCATGTACTCGGTCGGCTGGCTCGTGGCGTACATCACGGTGCTCCTCATCGTGGCGGAACCATGCCGCAACGCCGGCAAGTTCACCCTGGGAGACATTCTCTCCTTCCGCACCGAGCCGAAAATCGTCCGGGCCGTCTGCGCCATCTCCGTTGTGGCCGTCTCCACCTTCTACCTCACCGCCCAGATGGTCGGCGCCGGGAAGCTCATGCAACTCCTGCTCGGGATCCCCTACAAGTTCGCCATCGTCGGCGTCGGCATCCTCATGGTGGGCTACGTGGTTTTCGGTGGCATGACCGCCACCACCTGGGTACAGATCATCAAGGCCGGCCTCCTCATGACCGGTGCAGCCGTCCTCTCGGTGCTGGTCGGCATCAAGGCCGGCATGAACCCGTTCCAGTTCTTCAACGACATCGCCACCAACCCCAACATCATCGAGCACGTGCAGAAGACGGTCCTGAAGGACCCCGTTGCAGTGGCGGGCTTCGACTACGGGCAGCGCTTCCTTGAGCCGGGACTCTTCATGAAGAACCCCCTCGACCAGATCTCCCTCGGCATGGCCCTGGTGCTCGGCACCGCCGGTATGCCCCACATCCTGATGCGCTTCTTCACCGTCCCCACCGCCCAGGCTGCCCGCAAGTCCGTTATCGTAGCCATGTTCATCATCGGCTTCTTCTACATCCTGACGACGCTACTCGGTTTCGGCGCCGCCATCCACTTAACCCCGCAAGGGATCTCCGCCGTTGACAAAGGCGGGAACATGGCCGCCATGATGCTCGCACAGAAACTGGGCGGCGACATCTCCCCGTTCCTGGGCGACCTGCTCCTGGCCTTCCTCTGCGCCGTTGCTTTCGCCACCATCCTCGCCGTAGTGTCGGGTCTCGTTCTGGCTGCTTCTGCCGCCATCGCCCATGACATCTACGTTAACGTCATCAAGGACGGCCACGCCGACCAGCACGAGCAGGTCATGGCCGCCCGGATCACCTCCCTCTGCGTTGGCGCCGCCGGCATCCTGATCGGTATCGCCGCAGAGAAGCAGAACGTCGCCCACCTGGTGGCTCTGGCTTTCGCCGTTGCATCGTCGGGGAACCTGCCGGTCATCGTCATGTCCCTCTTCTGGCGCAAGTTCAACACCGCCGGCGTCGTGTCCGGCCTCGTGGTCGGAACCATCGCTTCCATCGCCCTGGTTATGGTCTCCCCCAACATGACCTATCCGAAGAAGGTTGCTGAAGACGCCCAGAAGGTGGTCGTGAAGCTGGAAGAGAAGCAGGCTACTGGCGCGATGCTCACCGCTAAGGAAATGAAGGATCTCGACAAGGCTAAAGCCGACTACGCCAAGAACAAGGACGGCAAGTCCATGCTCGGCCTCGACAAGCCGCTCATCACCCTCAAGAACCCGGGCATCATCTCCATCCCGCTCGGCTTCATCGCTGCCATCGTCGGCTGCCTCGCCTTCCCGAGCCGCCGTTCCGAGGAGATGTTCGACGAAATCTATGTGCGCCAGAACACCGGCATCGGCATAGCCAAGGCAGTAGACCACTAA
- a CDS encoding DUF485 domain-containing protein, whose product MADKQYDWGAIAKNPKFVELHRKKTTFLVGWWVFSAVFYFLLPIGAAFAPGLFKIKILGRINFGYLFALSQFFVSWGIAIYYAHVANKDFDRLTRELVDEFK is encoded by the coding sequence ATGGCTGACAAACAGTACGATTGGGGCGCAATTGCCAAGAATCCCAAGTTCGTCGAACTCCACCGCAAGAAAACCACTTTTCTCGTCGGATGGTGGGTATTCTCCGCCGTTTTCTATTTTCTTCTCCCGATTGGAGCCGCTTTTGCTCCGGGACTGTTTAAAATCAAGATTCTCGGCCGGATAAACTTCGGTTATCTCTTCGCGCTCTCCCAGTTTTTCGTTTCCTGGGGGATCGCCATTTACTATGCCCATGTGGCCAACAAAGACTTCGACCGGCTCACCCGTGAGCTGGTGGATGAGTTCAAATAG
- a CDS encoding IclR family transcriptional regulator — protein MTREKSSYAVQTVEKALDILETLTEESRDTTLPYLAERLNLSRNKAFRLLATLESKGLVERDEASGIYRLGISSVELAQRLLNSTSLIRHAHPIMEKLARKHDEAVYIAVIKDDEVLFLDMADCDQAIKTAPLVGKRFPFFNNAAGKAIKSLESSDLLEKFFRKRRNGDVIDQSTLHSELKEIRERGFAVDFDGLGEGIVSVAVAVRDYAGKVIGALTMLGPSFRLMASRLEDEIVPSLSEGAEMLSLKFGYAKF, from the coding sequence ATGACCAGGGAAAAAAGCTCATACGCGGTACAAACCGTTGAAAAGGCCCTGGATATCCTTGAGACTCTCACCGAAGAGAGCCGGGACACGACCCTTCCTTATCTTGCGGAAAGGCTGAACCTCTCCCGCAACAAGGCGTTCCGTCTCCTGGCAACGCTCGAGAGCAAAGGGCTCGTGGAGCGCGACGAAGCCAGCGGCATTTACCGCCTGGGCATATCATCCGTGGAACTCGCGCAGAGACTTTTAAACAGCACCAGCCTGATCCGCCACGCCCACCCGATAATGGAAAAACTGGCGCGCAAACACGATGAAGCAGTATATATCGCCGTCATCAAAGACGATGAAGTTCTCTTCCTCGACATGGCTGACTGCGACCAGGCCATCAAAACCGCTCCCCTTGTCGGGAAGCGTTTCCCATTTTTCAACAACGCGGCCGGCAAGGCCATCAAATCGCTTGAGTCTTCGGACCTCCTGGAAAAATTCTTCAGGAAGCGGAGAAACGGCGACGTTATCGATCAGTCCACTCTTCATTCCGAGTTGAAAGAGATTCGCGAACGGGGTTTCGCCGTGGACTTCGACGGTCTCGGCGAAGGGATCGTCAGTGTTGCGGTAGCGGTGAGGGACTACGCCGGCAAGGTAATCGGCGCCCTTACCATGCTCGGTCCGTCGTTCAGACTAATGGCCTCGCGACTTGAGGACGAGATTGTTCCATCCCTCAGCGAAGGGGCCGAAATGCTCTCTCTGAAGTTCGGCTACGCCAAGTTTTAG